One region of Camelina sativa cultivar DH55 chromosome 6, Cs, whole genome shotgun sequence genomic DNA includes:
- the LOC104791264 gene encoding GDSL esterase/lipase At3g50400-like, which produces MTMKKTNFFVPFFFFGTIFFGVASAGDKNALAASFVFGDSLVDAGNNNYFQTLSRANSPPNGIDFKPSRGNPTGRFTNGRTIADIVGEKLGQPSYAVPYLAPNASGEAILNGVNYASGAGGILNATGSVFGNRLGMDIQVDYFTNTRKQFDKLLGEDKARDYIRKSLFSIVIGSNDFLNNYLVPFVAAQARLTQTPDSFVDDMISHLRNQLKRLYDLDARKFVVGNVAPIGCIPYQKLINQLQDKQCVDLANKLALQYNARLKDLLMVELKDSFKDAHFVHANVYDLFMDLIVNFKNYGFRTASEACCETKGRLAGILPCGPTSSLCTDRSKHVFWDAYHPTEAANLLIADKLLYGDSKFVTPFNVLHLRDL; this is translated from the exons atgacaatgaaaaaaactaatttcttcgtcccattcttcttctttggaacGATATTTTTCGGAGTTGCTAGCGCAGGAGACAAAAACGCCTTAGCCGCATCATTCGTCTTCGGTGATTCACTTGTAGATGCAGGAAATAATAATTACTTTCAAACGTTGTCCAGAGCCAATAGTCCTCCTAACGGCATCGATTTTAAACCATCTCGTGGAAATCCAACCGGCCGGTTTACCAATGGTCGTACCATAGCTGACATCGTTG GAGAAAAGTTAGGGCAGCCAAGTTATGCAGTTCCATATTTAGCACCAAATGCAAGTGGTGAAGCAATATTAAATGGTGTGAACTATGCATCAGGTGCTGGTGGAATTCTCAATGCTACAGGAAGTGTATTT GGGAATCGATTAGGAATGGACATACAAGTCGATTACTTTACCAATACAAGGAAGCAGTTTGATAAGCTTTTAGGTGAAGATAAGGCTAGAGATTACATTAGAAAGTCATTATTCTCCATAGTCATCGGCTCAAATGATTTTCTCAACAACTATCTAGTCCCTTTTGTCGCTGCTCAAGCAAGGCTAACACAAACTCCTGATAGTTTTGTTGATGACATGATTAGTCACCTCCGCAACCAGCTCAAG AGATTATATGATTTGGACGCTCGGAAATTTGTGGTGGGAAATGTGGCTCCAATTGGATGTATACCGTACCAGAAATTGATCAATCAACTACAAGATAAGCAGTGTGTTGATTTGGCAAACAAATTGGCTCTTCAGTACAATGCTCGTCTCAAAGATCTCTTGATGGTGGAATTGAAAGACAGTTTCAAAGACGCACACTTCGTTCATGCCAACGTTTATGATTTATTCATGGACCTCATTGTCAACTTCAAAAACTACG GGTTTAGGACGGCGAGTGAGGCGTGCTGTGAGACGAAAGGGAGATTGGCGGGGATATTGCCATGTGGACCAACATCGAGCCTTTGTACGGACCGGTCAAAGCATGTCTTCTGGGACGCGTACCATCCTACCGAAGCGGCTAATCTTCTCATTGCTGACAAATTGCTTTACGGTGACTCCAAATTCGTTACTCCCTTTAACGTCCTCCACCTTCGTGACCTTTGA
- the LOC104791265 gene encoding GDSL esterase/lipase At3g50400-like: MTMKKTNFFVPFFFFGTIFFGVASAGDKNALAASFVFGDSLVDAGNNNYFQTLSRANSPPNGIDFKPSRGNPTGRFTNGRTIADIVGEKLGQPSYAVPYLAPNASGEAILNGVNYASGAGGILNATGSVFVSLFVSMHTLSVVYYLSRLVGGKRLHKILC, from the exons ATGACaatgaaaaaaactaatttcttcgtcccattcttcttctttggaacGATATTTTTCGGAGTTGCTAGCGCAGGAGACAAAAACGCCTTAGCCGCATCATTCGTCTTCGGTGATTCACTTGTAGATGCAGGAAATAATAATTACTTTCAAACGTTGTCTAGAGCCAATAGTCCTCCTAACGGCATCGATTTCAAACCATCTCGTGGAAATCCAACCGGCCGGTTTACCAATGGTCGTACCATAGCTGACATCGTTG GAGAAAAGTTAGGGCAGCCAAGTTATGCAGTTCCATATTTAGCACCAAATGCAAGTGGTGAAGCAATATTAAATGGTGTGAACTATGCATCAGGTGCTGGTGGAATTCTCAATGCTACAGGAAGTGTATTTGTAAGCCTCTTCGTGTCCATGCACACATTATCTGTCGTATATTACTTGTCACGTTTGGTTGGTGGTAAACGTTTACATAAAATtctatgttaa